The genome window CAATTTGCGATACGATATCTCTGTCTAAGTGAGGATTTCTTTTTCATTTTGAAAGAGGTTATTGTTCCTCCTCATCTTAGACATACTCCTATTCCCGTACAATTTATTTGTGCAACAAAGCCATTACGAATTACGAATGAAAAGTTCCAAATTTGTAATTCATAACTTCCAAAAGGAGCACATTCCGTCATGAAACGTGCTCCTTGAAAAATTAACAATGATCAACATTTAAATAGTTGGTACAGACCTACTCTCTTCCTCTTCGATTGGCGCAGATTTATTCTGTTCGGTTTCTTTGTACTTATCCTCATCGTTGTAGGAAGAAGATGAAGAAGTATCTTCTTCTTTGTCTCCAAACAGAGAATTCAAAGCATTATTGAGAATTTTCGCTATTTCACCTCTTACCACACCATCATCTGGTCTGAAAGTATTTAATTCACCATCACCACTCACAATTCCGCGATTTTTGGCTTCTTCAATGTATTCAAGATCAGGATGAGAAGCAGGAACATCTTTGAATGAACTCGCAGATATTTTTTCTGGATGAATTCCTGCAGCTTCCAAAATCGTTCTTATGACTTCACCACGTGTTGCTTTTCGGTCCAAACTATCGAGATCTTTTACGATACTAAGACCAAGGTTTTCAGCTTGTTTCACATATCCTCGAGCCCAATGATCTTCAGCAGATTTTAAATCTGGAGTTCCTCCAGCTTCTCCCACACCTGCGGTTTCCAGTGCCATTTTGAGAAGTTGTCCTACAAGAACCGGATCACCAGGTCCAAATTGACCGGTAAGATCTCCATTCTTGTCTCTGTAACCACTGATGATATTTTTCTGAGAAAGAGTCGCTACGTATCTCGTGAACCAAGAATCATCATCTGCATCGAGAAAAGGGATAATTTTATTTTTGAACTTCTCTTCGCGAGATTTTTCTCTTGCCTCTGCGACTTTCTTTCGAAGTTCTTTAATTTTTGCTGCTTTTTCTGCAGTGCCAAAATTCTCAATTCCTGCTGTAAAATTCTCAACTTCATCTTGTATTTCACTCGCAGACTCTCCATAAAAATTATATCCAGTGAGTTCATTTTGGAGATCTTCCAATTCCTGAGTTCTTACAGAAACTTTCTCATCAAGTGCCTTGAGTTCACTGAGGAGTCTTGCTTTTTGTGCGAGGAGTGGCTCAATATTTTCTTTCCCGGAAATCGTATCCCAGACCGGCATAGCTGTTTCAAATGTATTCTGAAGCTGTTTTTTCCATTTGGATCCTGATTCTTCAATCATCTGGTTAATACTATTTTGATATGTAGACAAGTTCTGAAGGAGTTTATTCATAAATTGTTTTTCCAATTTTTCACTTATTTTCTGAAACATTTCATCTGCTACGCCTTGAAGATCATCGCGTACGTAATGTTTCACATATGCCTCATGATCATCTTGCTCTCCTTTAAAGAATTCTCCACAATCTCTGTCCGCCTTATTTCCAATCTTCTCAAATCTGATTTTTATTTCTTCTTGTTCCCCGACTTTTCCCTCCGCCATTACCTTTTTCAGCCCATCGAGGAGATCTGTAGCCTCACCTATGTATCCAGAGCAAAGCTCTAAGCGGGATCCATCTATTTTCCCATCATTTTTGGCTTCTTCAAGCTGAATTTTTGCACTCTCAATTTCCTTTTCTATTTGTTCAACTTCGAAACCCATAAATTCTGATTCTCTTTTTTGTCCAAAATCATTGGTAATACTATCGAATTCCCCTCTGAGTTCGTTAAATTCATAATCAATAATATCGCGAGCCTCCTGCCCCTTGCCTCCTGAAAGGAGCTCTTCTGCTCTCTTCAGAGTCTCTATCATCTTTTCATACACTTCCTGAAGATGAGCTACTTCTTCTGAAGAAAAAGAGGCGCCTTTTTTCTTTGCTTCTCTCGCAAGATCTGCTACCCAGCGCCCTTTATCTTTCATTTCACGGCTGAGATCCTTGAGCCAACGCGTTAAGTCCTTTTCATTATTTTTCTGAGAAACTGTATCCCAAAACTCCCTGCTGAGTTCATCGAATTCACTATTCACATCCCAAAATGATTGTGTGTCATCTTCCTCTGAAGTATCTTTCATTTTCTGGAGGATTTCTTGGAGATGAGTGAACGTTTTTCCTGTTTCAGTAGTTTCGCAAGATACTTTCTTGCATTCACGAGTCATGTCTTTTATCTGCTTCTCTTTTTCTTTAAGAATTCGCCCTGTGTCTTTCTTTTGATTTTCTTTATTACTTGCTTCATTCAGAGAATTGCGAATATCGTTTGCATCATTATTGGCATCCCAGAAGTCTTGATCAATAGTGTTTAGAGTATCAATGTCTTTCTTCTGAATGGCAGTTTCTATTTGTGCATAAATGTCTTTCATTTTTTGGAGTGCATTTTGCAGCTCTTTCACGTCAACCGATTCTGTTTTCGAATATCTGCTCAGTTCTTTTTCTAAATCCTTAATAACCCTTGCCTTGTCTTTGAGATTTTTTTGTGAGTTTTCAATTTGATTTTGAATGTTCACCACATCGTTATATTCATTAACTTTGTCATGAAAATCACTGTTCACATCATCAAAATCCCTATTTAAATCGTTGATGTCTTTTCCCAAGTCATCAATAGCAGATGAATCTAATCCTGAGGTATTCGTATTTGCGAGCCCCTGCATTTTCGTAAGTATGTCTTTCATTTGCGTGACGTACGCATCGAGCTCTGTCGTATCTACTGCAACATTTTTCGCGTTTCGCTTCAAATCCTTGAGCTGTCTTTCCGTATCCTGAAGTTGTCGTGGTTTTTCTTTGAGTGCGTTATTTTGCGCATTGCTGAAGTTTGAAAATGAATATGCTTTTGAAAACTCATCGCTCACCTCTTGATTTTTCTCATCTTCCTTACTATTAAGATCCCAAAAAGTAGTGAAATCATTAGTATTCAGAGCGCTTTCCATTTGTGAGAGGAAAGTGTTCCATTCTGTCATCTTCGTGGTGAGGAGAGAAAGATCTATCTTTTGGTTTCTAAAATTATTTTTAAGTTCATTCGCTCTGTTGTCGTAATTCTGTTTATCATTTTTGAGAGTGTTCCTCGCATTTTCCAGATCAGGGTTTTGCTCAGAAGACACATCAGCTTTAAAGTCAAGTGGCGGAGAAGATGTGCCAGTACTCTCAAG of Candidatus Peregrinibacteria bacterium contains these proteins:
- a CDS encoding S-layer homology domain-containing protein, translated to MKNIKNLLPIFGTLLLLGALVFGVSFLSGSELKGDILESTGTSSPPLDFKADVSSEQNPDLENARNTLKNDKQNYDNRANELKNNFRNQKIDLSLLTTKMTEWNTFLSQMESALNTNDFTTFWDLNSKEDEKNQEVSDEFSKAYSFSNFSNAQNNALKEKPRQLQDTERQLKDLKRNAKNVAVDTTELDAYVTQMKDILTKMQGLANTNTSGLDSSAIDDLGKDINDLNRDFDDVNSDFHDKVNEYNDVVNIQNQIENSQKNLKDKARVIKDLEKELSRYSKTESVDVKELQNALQKMKDIYAQIETAIQKKDIDTLNTIDQDFWDANNDANDIRNSLNEASNKENQKKDTGRILKEKEKQIKDMTRECKKVSCETTETGKTFTHLQEILQKMKDTSEEDDTQSFWDVNSEFDELSREFWDTVSQKNNEKDLTRWLKDLSREMKDKGRWVADLAREAKKKGASFSSEEVAHLQEVYEKMIETLKRAEELLSGGKGQEARDIIDYEFNELRGEFDSITNDFGQKRESEFMGFEVEQIEKEIESAKIQLEEAKNDGKIDGSRLELCSGYIGEATDLLDGLKKVMAEGKVGEQEEIKIRFEKIGNKADRDCGEFFKGEQDDHEAYVKHYVRDDLQGVADEMFQKISEKLEKQFMNKLLQNLSTYQNSINQMIEESGSKWKKQLQNTFETAMPVWDTISGKENIEPLLAQKARLLSELKALDEKVSVRTQELEDLQNELTGYNFYGESASEIQDEVENFTAGIENFGTAEKAAKIKELRKKVAEAREKSREEKFKNKIIPFLDADDDSWFTRYVATLSQKNIISGYRDKNGDLTGQFGPGDPVLVGQLLKMALETAGVGEAGGTPDLKSAEDHWARGYVKQAENLGLSIVKDLDSLDRKATRGEVIRTILEAAGIHPEKISASSFKDVPASHPDLEYIEEAKNRGIVSGDGELNTFRPDDGVVRGEIAKILNNALNSLFGDKEEDTSSSSSYNDEDKYKETEQNKSAPIEEEESRSVPTI